One segment of Desulforegula conservatrix Mb1Pa DNA contains the following:
- a CDS encoding plasmid mobilization protein, with protein sequence MRGGTRQGAGRKPGSSNKEKKPGRNLTKQIRWYESEWEQIEAAAEKAGMTPSEFIRNAALGKLG encoded by the coding sequence ATGAGAGGCGGAACAAGGCAAGGAGCCGGGCGAAAGCCCGGCAGTTCAAATAAAGAGAAGAAGCCAGGGCGCAACCTGACAAAGCAGATCAGATGGTACGAATCAGAATGGGAGCAGATTGAAGCGGCTGCTGAAAAAGCTGGAATGACTCCGAGTGAATTTATTCGTAATGCTGCACTGGGTAAACTTGGGTAA